In Panthera tigris isolate Pti1 chromosome C1, P.tigris_Pti1_mat1.1, whole genome shotgun sequence, the following proteins share a genomic window:
- the RAB17 gene encoding ras-related protein Rab-17: MAQAGGVPCPGAAPGQPRVFKLVLLGSSSVGKSSLALRYVKNDFKSILPTVGCAFFTKELESGAVAVKLEIWDTAGQEKYHSVCRLYFRGASGAILVYDITRRDSFCKAQQWLQDLEREAPPGEVVVMLVGNKTDVGERREVTFQEGKEFAESKKLLFMETSAKLNHQVTEVFSTIARELLQREDRKKAQPQRGDAGLALKGTPAGQARCCAH, from the exons ATGGCGCAGGCGGGAGGTGTCCCCTGCCCCGGGGCTGCCCCGGGCCAGCCCCGCGTGTTCAAGCTGGTCCTTTTGGGAAGTAGCTCTGTGGGCAAGTCCAGCTTGGCTCTCCGGTACGTGAAGAATGACTTCAAGAGCATCCTGCCCACCGTGGGAT GCGCGTTCTTCACGAAGGAGCTGGAGTCGGGCGCCGTGGCTGTGAAGCTGGAGATCTGGGACACGGCCGGCCAGGAGAAGTACCACAGCGTCTGCCGCTTGTACTTCAGGGGCGCCAGTGGGGCCATCTTGGTGTACGACATCACCAGGAGG GATTCCTTCTGCAAAGCCCAGCAGTGGCTGCAGGACCTCGAGAGGGAGGCGCCCCCGGGGGAGGTCGTGGTGATGCTGGTTGGCAACAAGACGGACGTCGGCGAGCGGCGGGAGGTGACGTTCCAG GAAGGGAAAGAGTTTGCGGAGAGCAAGAAGTTGCTGTTCATGGAGACCTCGGCcaaactgaaccaccaggtgacTGAGGTCTTTAGCACCATAG CCCGAGAGCTGctgcagagagaagacaggaagaaggcCCAGCCGCAGAGGggagatgcagggctggctctGAAGGGGACACCTGCCGGGCAGGCCAGATGCTGTGCCCACTAA